One genomic region from Penaeus monodon isolate SGIC_2016 chromosome 24, NSTDA_Pmon_1, whole genome shotgun sequence encodes:
- the LOC119588911 gene encoding LOW QUALITY PROTEIN: peroxisomal N(1)-acetyl-spermine/spermidine oxidase-like (The sequence of the model RefSeq protein was modified relative to this genomic sequence to represent the inferred CDS: inserted 1 base in 1 codon; substituted 2 bases at 2 genomic stop codons), producing MLVQLYSVLAFLCQTLALKNQPPVEIEENQAAWIANHVKKDVVVVGAGIAGLSAARKLIAKGFSDVLVLEAQDYLGGRVKTHREGDILTEDGAEWINGGWMNPLYGLAENLGALTQPLPDSAYGQDAAGQSGPARLRRAAWLMEECEKDXVLQNYTYKGKKIMGKCYEKEFPDAYYWEMARPAEETAWLNFTEMWVNKDTGLDDWKDISGLDADHFTDWGLDEWNQWANGFDTLVDYLKADIPDANVKMSSPVCRIFYGRKVAGKRLRNRVLVVTQDGTSYLANHVIVTASIGHLKERHDKIFTPALKSGYRSAMAVTKLGLADKVQLGWESPWWGNAPLDLSVIFTENMPGEMSWLQGIMEFMTIHQQPNMLQAFVPGNYARQMEALSEETVKQHLVTHLATVTSQTVPAPTFFRRTQWEENVWMRGSYNSYVTVEGGLSVMPNRRPLARPFRRNGKPLLLWAGEHPHTTRXGSVGEXGQGEREAKKIIRSRGINMT from the exons CTCTTAAAAATCAGCCACCCGTTGAAATCGAGGAAAACCAGGCTGCATG GATAGCGAACCACGTGAAGAAGGATGTGGTGGTAGTGGGCGCAGGGATCGCGGGGCTCTCAGCGGCCAGGAAACTAATCGCCAAAGGATTCTCGGATGTCCTCGTCTTAGAGGCTCAGGACTACCTCGGTGGAAGAGTCAAGACCCATAGGGAAG GAGACATTCTGACGGAGGACGGGGCCGAGTGGATCAATGGGGGCTGGATGAACCCTCTTTATGGTCTCGCGGAAAACCTGGGCGCATTAACTCAGCCACTGCCAGATAGTGCTTACG GTCAAGACGCAGCCGGGCAGAGCGGACCCGCGAGGCTTAGACGCGCGGCCTGGCTGATGGAGGAGTGCGAGAAAG GCGTCCTTCAGAACTACacgtataagggaaaaaaaataatggggaagTGCTACGAAAAAGA GTTTCCCGACGCTTATTACTGGGAAATGGCAAGACCGGCGGAGGAGACGGCGTGGCTTAACTTCACAGAGATG TGGGTGAACAAGGACACGGGCCTCGACGACTGGAAGGACATTTCGGGGCTGGACGCCGACCACTTCACCGACTGGGGCCTGGACGAGTGGAACCAGTGGGCCAACGGCTTCGATACCCTTGTCGACTATCTGAAG GCCGATATCCCAGATGCCAACGTGAAGATGTCCTCGCCCGTCTGTAGGATATTCTACGGGCGAAAAGTGGCGGGGAAGCGCCTGAGGAATCGCGTGCTGGTGGTGACCCAGGACGGCACCTCCTACCTGGCGAACCACGTTATCGTCACGGCCTCCATCGGGCACCTCAAGGAGCGACACGACAAGATATTCACCCCCGCTCTCAAGTCGGGTTATCGAAGCGCTATGGCT GTGACGAAGCTGGGCTTGGCCGATAAGGTGCAGTTGGGCTGGGAGAGCCCGTGGTGGGGAAACGCCCCTTTAGACCTCAGCGTCATCTTCACAGAAAATATGCCCGGTGAAATG TCTTGGCTCCAGGGAATAATGGAGTTCATGACGATCCATCAGCAACCAAACATGCTACAAGCGTTCGTCCCGGGAAACTACGCCAGGCAAATGGAAGCCCTGTCGGAAGAAACTGTAAAGCAACATCTGGTCACACACTTGGCGACGGTCACATCTCAAACCGTTCCCGCTCCTACCTTCTTCAGGAG GACTCAGTGGGAGGAGAATGTGTGGATGAGAGGCTCCTACAACTCTTACGTGACGGTAGAGGGAGGCCTCTCAGTTATGCCAAACCGCAGACCTTTGGCGAGACCTTTCAGGAGGAACGGCAAGCCA CTGTTGTTGTGGGCGGGCGAGCACCCCCACACTACTCGCTAGGGCAGCGTCGGGGAGTAGGGCCAAGGAGAACGAGAGGCCAAAAAAATCATTCGATCAAGGGGAATAAATATGACCTAG